A window of the Streptomyces griseochromogenes genome harbors these coding sequences:
- the ahcY gene encoding adenosylhomocysteinase produces the protein MTTVDNRQDFKVADLSLAEFGRKEITLAEHEMPGLMAIRKEYAEAQPLAGARVTGSLHMTVQTAVLIETLAALGAQVRWASCNIFSTQDHAAAAIAVGPNGTPDNPQGIPVFAWKGETLEEYWWCTEQALTWPDSPTGGPNMILDDGGDATLLVHKGVEYEKDGKVPGLETAESDEHRVILQLLHRTLGENPQKWTQLASEIRGVTEETTTGVHRLYEMQRDGVLLFPAINVNDAVTKSKFDNKYGCRHSLVDGINRATDTLIGGKTAVVCGYGDVGKGCAESLRGQGARVIITEIDPICALQAAMDGYQVTTLDEVIDKADIFITTTGNKDIIMASDMAKMKHQAIVGNIGHFDNEIDMAGLAKIPGIVKDEVKPQVHTWKFPDGKVIIVLSEGRLLNLGNATGHPSFVMSNSFADQTLAQIELFTKPDEYPTGVYVLPKHLDEKVARLHLDALGVKLTELRPEQAAYIGVEVEGPYKSDHYRY, from the coding sequence ATGACGACTGTCGACAACCGACAGGACTTCAAGGTCGCCGACCTCTCCCTGGCCGAGTTCGGCCGCAAGGAGATCACCCTCGCCGAGCACGAGATGCCGGGCCTGATGGCGATCCGCAAGGAATACGCCGAGGCTCAGCCCCTCGCCGGCGCCCGCGTCACCGGCTCCCTGCACATGACCGTGCAGACCGCCGTGCTCATCGAGACCCTTGCCGCCCTCGGCGCGCAGGTCCGCTGGGCCTCCTGCAACATCTTCTCCACCCAGGACCACGCGGCGGCCGCCATTGCCGTCGGCCCGAACGGCACGCCCGACAACCCGCAGGGCATCCCGGTCTTCGCCTGGAAGGGCGAGACCCTGGAGGAGTACTGGTGGTGCACCGAGCAGGCGCTGACCTGGCCGGACAGCCCCACCGGCGGCCCGAACATGATCCTGGACGACGGCGGTGACGCCACCCTCCTCGTCCACAAGGGCGTCGAGTACGAGAAGGACGGCAAGGTCCCCGGCCTGGAGACCGCCGAGTCCGACGAGCATCGCGTCATCCTCCAGCTGCTGCATCGCACCCTGGGCGAGAACCCCCAGAAGTGGACCCAGCTGGCCTCTGAGATCCGCGGTGTCACGGAGGAGACCACCACCGGCGTCCACCGCCTGTACGAGATGCAGCGCGACGGCGTCCTCCTCTTCCCGGCGATCAACGTCAACGACGCCGTCACCAAGTCGAAGTTCGACAACAAGTACGGCTGCCGCCACTCCCTGGTCGACGGCATCAACCGCGCCACGGACACCCTGATCGGCGGCAAGACCGCAGTCGTCTGCGGCTACGGCGACGTGGGCAAGGGCTGCGCGGAGTCCCTGCGCGGCCAGGGCGCCCGGGTGATCATCACCGAGATCGACCCGATCTGCGCCCTGCAGGCGGCGATGGACGGCTACCAGGTCACGACCCTCGACGAGGTCATCGACAAGGCCGACATCTTCATCACCACGACCGGCAACAAGGACATCATCATGGCCTCGGACATGGCCAAGATGAAGCACCAGGCGATCGTCGGCAACATCGGCCACTTCGACAACGAGATCGACATGGCGGGCCTCGCCAAGATCCCGGGCATCGTCAAGGACGAGGTCAAGCCGCAGGTTCACACCTGGAAGTTCCCGGACGGCAAGGTCATCATCGTGCTGTCCGAGGGCCGCCTGCTGAACCTCGGCAACGCCACCGGTCACCCGTCGTTCGTGATGTCCAACTCCTTCGCGGACCAGACCCTGGCCCAGATCGAGCTGTTCACCAAGCCCGACGAGTACCCGACCGGCGTCTACGTGCTGCCCAAGCACCTCGACGAGAAGGTCGCCCGCCTCCACCTGGACGCGCTCGGCGTGAAGCTCACCGAGCTGCGCCCCGAGCAGGCCGCGTACATCGGCGTTGAAGTCGAGGGCCCGTACAAGTCGGACCACTACCGCTACTGA
- a CDS encoding fructose-specific PTS transporter subunit EIIC, protein MTSPAGPPPTGNGGERRIKLLAVTACPTGIAHTYMAAEKLAQAAASRDIEMKVETQGSIGVENALDDNDVSTADGIIVAADKDVDLSRFAGKRVLTVGVAEGIHHPERLIERVRSAPVHQPDGAAAGPVASDGGGKERGAVYKALMNGVSYMIPFVVVGGLLIAVSLALGGHATAKGYVIPEGTFWAHVNAIGGIGFQLMIPVLSGYIAYAIADRPALVPGMIGGWIANTGALYDSKAGAGFIGAIVTGFLAGYLVLWIKKVRVPKFVQPVMPIIVIPIVATTALGLFFIYVIGKPISWVFEHLTSWLGGMTGSSAVLLGAILGLMIAFDMGGPVNKTAFLFGAGLIASGNQTVMGMCAAAIPVMPLGQGLATLIRRRLYSEQERETGLAALFMGCFGISEGAIPFAAARPAQVIPANMLGGAVAGAIAGPAGVKDAVPHGGPIVAVLGAVSGVPMFFVAVVIGTVVTALTTVTLVDVAGRRSRSGSVGGAEPVPAGAGAVVPGQAGREPVAVGVAPAVVGAVEHGSSAEEVAAEADASLATEAAVPGEAPEVLSGHLTERTVRTDLAADGKEAAIREMAQLLSRSGRVADVEELVAVALRREEQGTTGLGEEIAIPHAKTDAVTAPVVGFARSARGVEWGSLDGTKARLVFMIAVPEAAAGDEHLRILALLSRKLMDPGFRERLLAAADERAVLDVLGEVG, encoded by the coding sequence GTGACCAGTCCGGCCGGCCCTCCCCCCACGGGCAACGGCGGTGAGCGGCGGATCAAGCTGCTCGCCGTGACCGCGTGCCCGACCGGCATCGCGCACACATACATGGCGGCGGAGAAGCTCGCGCAGGCCGCCGCGAGCCGTGACATCGAGATGAAGGTGGAGACGCAGGGATCCATCGGGGTCGAGAACGCCCTCGATGACAACGATGTCAGCACGGCGGACGGGATCATCGTCGCCGCGGACAAGGACGTCGACCTGAGCCGTTTCGCGGGCAAGCGCGTGTTGACGGTCGGGGTCGCCGAGGGCATCCACCACCCCGAGCGGCTGATCGAGCGGGTGCGGTCGGCGCCCGTGCACCAGCCCGACGGGGCCGCTGCCGGGCCGGTGGCCTCGGACGGTGGCGGCAAGGAGCGGGGCGCGGTCTACAAGGCGCTGATGAACGGTGTCTCGTACATGATCCCGTTCGTGGTCGTCGGCGGTCTGCTGATCGCCGTCTCGCTGGCGCTCGGCGGCCATGCGACGGCCAAGGGATATGTGATCCCGGAGGGCACCTTCTGGGCACATGTGAACGCCATCGGCGGGATCGGCTTCCAGCTGATGATCCCGGTCCTGTCCGGATACATCGCCTACGCCATAGCCGACCGGCCCGCTCTGGTGCCGGGCATGATCGGCGGCTGGATCGCCAACACGGGGGCTCTGTACGACTCCAAGGCGGGCGCGGGCTTCATCGGGGCGATCGTGACCGGGTTCCTCGCCGGCTATCTGGTGCTGTGGATCAAGAAGGTCCGGGTACCGAAGTTCGTCCAGCCGGTCATGCCGATCATCGTCATCCCGATCGTGGCGACGACGGCGCTCGGGCTGTTCTTCATCTATGTCATCGGCAAACCGATCTCCTGGGTGTTCGAGCACCTGACCAGCTGGCTCGGCGGGATGACGGGCAGCAGCGCGGTGCTGCTGGGCGCGATCCTGGGTCTGATGATCGCGTTCGACATGGGCGGGCCGGTGAACAAGACGGCGTTCCTGTTCGGCGCGGGGCTCATCGCGAGCGGCAACCAGACGGTCATGGGCATGTGCGCGGCCGCGATCCCGGTGATGCCGCTGGGGCAGGGCCTGGCCACGCTGATCCGCAGGCGGCTGTACAGCGAGCAGGAGCGGGAGACGGGGCTCGCGGCGCTGTTCATGGGCTGCTTCGGCATCTCCGAAGGCGCGATCCCGTTCGCCGCGGCACGGCCCGCGCAGGTGATTCCCGCGAACATGCTGGGTGGGGCGGTGGCCGGTGCGATCGCGGGCCCGGCCGGGGTGAAGGACGCGGTGCCGCACGGCGGGCCGATCGTGGCGGTGCTGGGCGCGGTGAGCGGTGTGCCGATGTTCTTCGTGGCCGTGGTGATCGGCACCGTGGTGACGGCGCTGACGACGGTGACGCTGGTGGACGTGGCCGGGCGCAGGAGCCGTTCCGGGTCGGTCGGCGGGGCCGAGCCCGTGCCGGCCGGGGCCGGTGCGGTCGTTCCCGGGCAGGCCGGGCGGGAGCCCGTTGCGGTCGGCGTCGCCCCGGCGGTCGTGGGGGCGGTGGAGCACGGGAGTTCTGCCGAAGAGGTGGCTGCCGAGGCCGATGCCTCACTGGCCACTGAGGCGGCTGTTCCGGGTGAGGCGCCCGAGGTGCTGTCCGGACACCTCACGGAGCGGACCGTCAGGACCGACCTCGCCGCGGACGGCAAGGAGGCCGCGATCCGCGAAATGGCGCAGCTGCTGAGCCGCAGTGGCCGGGTCGCGGATGTCGAGGAGCTGGTGGCGGTCGCACTGCGGCGCGAGGAGCAGGGGACGACCGGGCTCGGCGAGGAGATCGCGATCCCGCATGCGAAGACGGATGCGGTGACCGCTCCGGTCGTCGGCTTCGCGCGGTCGGCCCGGGGCGTGGAGTGGGGTTCGCTGGACGGTACGAAGGCCCGGCTGGTCTTCATGATCGCCGTGCCGGAGGCGGCTGCGGGCGACGAGCATCTGCGGATCCTCGCCCTGCTGTCCCGCAAGCTGATGGACCCCGGCTTCCGGGAGCGGCTGCTGGCGGCGGCGGACGAGCGAGCGGTGCTCGACGTGCTCGGCGAGGTCGGGTGA
- a CDS encoding cation diffusion facilitator family transporter — MSASGGTRAIVAALGANLAIAASKFVAFAFSGSSSMLAEGVHSLADSGNQFLLLIGGKKAQREATPQHPFGYGRERYIYAFLVSIVLFSVGGMFAIYEGFDKISHPHELEHWYWPVGVLVFAIIAEGFSFKTAIKESNELRGKLSWSQFIRRAKAPELPVVLLEDFGALIGLILALGGVGLTLLTGDAVWDGIGTVCIGVLLVLIALVLAAETKSLLLGEAAGIEEVKKIETAMVDGETVTGVIHMRTLHLGPEELLIAAKIAVRHDDTAAEVANAINAAEARIRAAVPIARVIYLEPDIYSEAEAAKGPDPEATPGGPNPHAAGH, encoded by the coding sequence ATGAGCGCGTCAGGCGGTACCAGGGCGATCGTGGCGGCACTCGGCGCCAACCTCGCGATCGCGGCATCGAAGTTCGTGGCGTTCGCGTTCAGCGGCTCCTCATCGATGCTCGCCGAGGGCGTGCACTCGCTCGCCGACTCCGGCAACCAGTTCCTGCTGCTGATCGGCGGCAAGAAGGCCCAGCGCGAGGCGACCCCGCAGCACCCCTTCGGCTACGGCCGCGAGCGCTACATCTACGCCTTCCTCGTCTCGATCGTCCTGTTCTCGGTCGGCGGCATGTTCGCCATCTACGAGGGCTTCGACAAGATCAGCCACCCCCACGAGCTGGAGCACTGGTACTGGCCGGTGGGCGTCCTCGTCTTCGCGATCATCGCCGAGGGCTTCTCCTTCAAGACGGCCATCAAGGAGTCCAACGAGCTGCGCGGCAAGCTGTCCTGGTCGCAGTTCATCCGCCGCGCCAAGGCGCCCGAACTGCCCGTCGTCCTGCTGGAGGACTTCGGCGCGCTCATCGGCCTGATCCTCGCCCTCGGCGGCGTCGGCCTCACCCTGCTCACCGGCGACGCCGTCTGGGACGGCATCGGCACGGTCTGCATCGGTGTCCTGCTCGTCCTGATCGCGCTCGTCCTGGCCGCGGAGACCAAGTCGCTGCTGCTCGGCGAGGCCGCGGGCATCGAGGAGGTCAAGAAGATCGAGACCGCGATGGTCGACGGCGAGACGGTCACCGGCGTCATCCACATGCGCACGCTCCACCTCGGCCCCGAGGAACTGCTGATCGCCGCCAAGATCGCCGTCCGGCACGACGACACGGCCGCCGAGGTCGCGAACGCCATCAACGCCGCCGAAGCCCGCATCCGTGCCGCCGTCCCCATCGCCCGCGTCATCTACCTGGAACCGGACATCTACAGCGAGGCCGAGGCCGCCAAGGGCCCGGACCCGGAGGCGACCCCGGGCGGCCCGAACCCGCACGCGGCCGGCCACTGA
- the manA gene encoding mannose-6-phosphate isomerase, class I produces MDRLDNTVRPYAWGSPTAIPHLLGVEPTGEPQAEMWMGAHPGAPSRTERGTLVEVIDADPKGELGAGTVAKFGPRLPFLLKILAAGAPLSLQVHPNLEQAKEGYADEERRRIPIDVPHRNYKDANHKPEMICALTEFDGLCGFRDPVQAADLLAGLGVDSLKPYVDLLHAHPEDAALREVLTAILTADPEEMAHTVTETAAACSRLGGDYAPYAVLAHHYPGDRGVIAGMLLNHVRLQPGEALFLGAGIPHAYISGLGVEIMATSDNVLRCGLTPKHIDVPELLRVVRFEAGDPGVLRPEASPDGEEVYETPIDEFRLSRYVLPEGAAAHDLTLDTPQILLCTAGTVRAGDHELAPGRSVFVPAGEKAEVSGAGTVFRATVIV; encoded by the coding sequence ATGGACCGCCTCGACAACACCGTCCGCCCCTATGCCTGGGGTTCCCCCACCGCCATCCCGCACCTGCTCGGCGTCGAGCCGACCGGCGAACCGCAGGCGGAGATGTGGATGGGCGCGCACCCGGGCGCCCCCTCGCGTACCGAGCGCGGGACGCTCGTCGAGGTCATCGACGCGGATCCGAAGGGCGAACTGGGCGCCGGGACGGTCGCGAAGTTCGGTCCGCGGCTGCCGTTCCTGCTCAAGATCCTCGCCGCCGGCGCCCCCCTCTCCCTCCAGGTGCACCCCAACCTGGAGCAGGCCAAGGAGGGTTACGCCGACGAAGAGCGGCGCCGCATCCCCATCGACGTCCCGCACCGCAACTACAAGGACGCCAACCACAAGCCCGAAATGATCTGCGCGCTCACGGAGTTCGACGGCCTGTGCGGCTTCCGTGACCCCGTCCAGGCGGCCGATCTGCTCGCCGGGCTCGGCGTCGACTCCCTCAAGCCGTACGTCGACCTGCTGCACGCCCACCCCGAGGACGCGGCCCTGCGTGAGGTCCTCACGGCGATCCTCACCGCCGACCCCGAGGAGATGGCGCACACGGTCACCGAGACCGCCGCTGCCTGCAGCCGTCTCGGCGGCGACTACGCCCCCTACGCCGTCCTCGCCCACCACTACCCGGGCGACCGCGGCGTCATCGCGGGCATGCTCCTCAACCACGTCCGCCTGCAGCCCGGCGAGGCCCTGTTCCTCGGCGCCGGCATCCCGCACGCCTACATCAGCGGCCTCGGCGTCGAGATCATGGCCACCTCCGACAACGTCCTGCGCTGCGGCCTGACCCCCAAGCACATCGACGTCCCCGAACTCCTGCGCGTCGTCCGCTTCGAGGCCGGCGACCCGGGCGTGCTGCGCCCCGAGGCCTCCCCGGACGGCGAGGAGGTCTACGAGACGCCGATCGACGAGTTCCGGCTCTCCCGGTACGTCCTCCCCGAGGGCGCCGCCGCCCACGACCTCACCCTGGACACACCGCAGATCCTGCTCTGCACGGCCGGTACCGTCCGGGCGGGCGATCACGAACTCGCCCCCGGCCGGTCGGTCTTCGTCCCGGCGGGCGAGAAAGCCGAAGTGTCCGGTGCGGGAACGGTCTTCCGCGCCACCGTGATCGTATGA
- a CDS encoding SIS domain-containing protein, producing MLDESLLDTPEGLADADRRGLLRGAAEAGARVRTAVRHATEAGVADLKPDGRPRAVLIAGPGAAATHTADLLGTLAGPGSPVTRLAPTGVAPAAGALRWELPGWAGSVDLLLIATPDGTEPSLSLLAEQAYRRGCSVVAVAPARTPLAEAVNGAHGLFVPMATTPYDQEEPLAASSPGVFWALFTPLLALLDRLGLLGAAPEDLEKVADRLDHIAERCGPAIVTYSNPAKTLAAELADALPVVWTEGSSAGPAGRRFAAALAELAGRPALVAELPEALAAHSALLAGPLAASADPDDFFRDRVEETPAMHARVVLLRDRPIGGLTAAPSARDLALSHDTPISELEPEEGGELETLAELIAITDFAAVYLSLASRA from the coding sequence ATGCTCGACGAATCGCTGCTCGACACCCCGGAGGGCCTCGCCGACGCCGACCGACGAGGCCTCCTGCGCGGCGCGGCGGAGGCCGGCGCCCGCGTCCGCACCGCCGTCCGGCACGCCACCGAGGCCGGTGTGGCGGACCTCAAGCCCGACGGCCGCCCGCGCGCCGTCCTCATCGCCGGCCCCGGAGCCGCCGCCACCCACACCGCCGACCTCCTCGGCACCCTGGCCGGTCCCGGCAGCCCCGTCACCCGGCTGGCCCCCACCGGCGTGGCCCCGGCCGCGGGCGCCCTGCGCTGGGAACTCCCGGGCTGGGCCGGCTCCGTCGACCTGCTGCTGATCGCCACCCCGGACGGCACCGAACCCAGCCTCTCCCTGCTCGCCGAGCAGGCCTACCGGCGCGGCTGCTCGGTCGTCGCCGTGGCCCCGGCCCGCACCCCGCTCGCCGAGGCGGTGAACGGCGCGCACGGCCTGTTCGTACCGATGGCGACGACACCGTACGACCAGGAAGAGCCCCTCGCCGCGTCCTCGCCCGGCGTCTTCTGGGCCCTGTTCACCCCGCTGCTCGCGCTCCTCGACCGCCTCGGCCTGCTCGGCGCCGCACCGGAAGACCTGGAGAAGGTCGCCGACCGTCTGGACCACATCGCCGAACGCTGCGGCCCGGCCATCGTGACCTACAGCAACCCGGCCAAGACCCTCGCCGCCGAGCTCGCCGACGCACTGCCCGTCGTATGGACGGAAGGCAGCTCGGCCGGGCCCGCAGGCCGCCGTTTCGCCGCCGCCCTCGCCGAACTCGCCGGGCGCCCCGCCCTGGTCGCCGAGCTCCCCGAGGCACTCGCCGCGCACAGCGCCCTGCTGGCCGGGCCGCTCGCGGCCAGCGCCGACCCGGACGACTTCTTCCGGGACCGGGTGGAGGAGACGCCCGCGATGCACGCGCGCGTGGTGCTGTTGCGTGACCGGCCGATCGGCGGCCTGACCGCCGCCCCGTCCGCCCGCGACCTGGCCCTCAGCCACGACACCCCGATCAGCGAGCTCGAACCGGAGGAGGGCGGCGAACTGGAGACCCTCGCGGAACTGATCGCCATCACGGATTTCGCCGCCGTTTACCTGTCGCTCGCTTCCAGGGCCTGA
- a CDS encoding Trm112 family protein, which translates to MPLEAGLLEILACPACHAPLKEQDTELICTGQDCGLAYPVRDGIPVLLVDEARRPE; encoded by the coding sequence ATGCCGCTCGAAGCCGGTCTCCTGGAGATCCTCGCCTGCCCGGCCTGCCACGCCCCCCTGAAGGAGCAGGACACCGAACTGATCTGCACCGGCCAGGACTGCGGCCTCGCCTACCCGGTCCGCGACGGCATCCCGGTCCTCCTCGTGGACGAGGCCCGCCGCCCCGAGTGA
- a CDS encoding phosphomannomutase/phosphoglucomutase, which produces MAADLSQIVKAYDVRGVVPDQWDESLAGLFGAAFAEVTGAAAIVVGHDMRPSSPALSRAFARGAADRGVDVTEIGLCSTDQLYYASGALNLPGAMFTASHNPAQYNGIKMCRAGAAPVGQDTGLTQIRELAERWLESGAPEPAAEPGTLTTRETLDDYAAHLRSLVDLTAIRPLKVVVDAGNGMGGHTVPTVFAGLPLTLVPMYFELDGTFPNHEANPLDPANIVDLQKRVPAEGADLGIAFDGDADRCFVVDENGDPVSPSAITALVAARELARHGGKGTVIHNLITSRTVPEVVKENGGTPVRTRVGHSFIKAEMARSGAIFGGEHSAHYYFKDFWNADTGMLAALHVLATLGGQDGPLSALVAQYDRYAGSGEINSTVADQSARLAAIRAAYEGRDGITLDDLDGLTVAAADWWFNVRPSNTEPLLRLNAEAKDEATMTRIRDEALAIIRA; this is translated from the coding sequence GTGGCTGCTGATCTGTCGCAGATCGTGAAGGCGTACGACGTACGCGGAGTGGTCCCGGACCAGTGGGACGAGTCGCTGGCCGGTCTCTTCGGCGCCGCTTTCGCCGAGGTGACAGGAGCGGCGGCGATCGTCGTCGGCCACGACATGCGCCCCTCGTCGCCCGCCCTGTCCCGCGCCTTCGCGCGCGGCGCGGCCGACCGCGGGGTGGACGTCACCGAGATCGGCCTGTGCTCCACGGACCAGCTGTACTACGCCTCGGGCGCGCTGAACCTGCCCGGCGCGATGTTCACGGCCTCCCACAACCCCGCCCAGTACAACGGCATCAAGATGTGCCGCGCGGGCGCCGCCCCCGTCGGCCAGGACACCGGCCTCACGCAGATCCGCGAACTGGCCGAGCGGTGGCTGGAGTCGGGTGCCCCCGAACCCGCCGCCGAGCCGGGAACCCTCACCACGCGCGAGACGTTGGACGATTACGCGGCGCACCTCCGCTCCCTCGTCGACCTGACCGCCATCCGCCCCCTGAAGGTCGTGGTCGACGCCGGCAACGGCATGGGCGGCCACACGGTCCCCACGGTCTTCGCCGGCCTGCCCCTGACCCTCGTCCCGATGTACTTCGAACTGGACGGCACCTTCCCGAACCACGAGGCCAACCCCCTCGACCCGGCCAACATCGTGGACCTGCAGAAGCGGGTCCCGGCGGAGGGCGCCGACCTGGGTATCGCCTTCGACGGCGACGCGGACCGCTGCTTCGTCGTGGACGAGAACGGCGACCCGGTCTCCCCGTCGGCGATCACCGCGCTGGTCGCCGCGCGCGAGCTGGCACGCCACGGCGGCAAGGGCACCGTCATCCACAACCTGATCACGTCCCGCACCGTCCCGGAGGTGGTGAAGGAGAACGGCGGCACCCCGGTCCGCACCCGCGTCGGCCACTCCTTCATCAAGGCGGAGATGGCCCGCTCCGGCGCGATCTTCGGCGGCGAGCACTCCGCCCACTACTACTTCAAGGACTTCTGGAACGCCGACACGGGCATGCTGGCCGCCCTGCACGTCCTCGCGACCCTCGGCGGCCAGGACGGCCCGCTGTCCGCCCTCGTCGCCCAGTACGACCGCTACGCGGGCTCCGGTGAGATCAACTCCACCGTCGCCGACCAGTCCGCCCGCCTCGCCGCGATCCGGGCCGCCTACGAGGGCCGCGACGGCATCACCCTCGACGACCTCGACGGCCTCACGGTCGCCGCGGCCGACTGGTGGTTCAACGTCCGCCCGTCCAACACGGAGCCGCTCCTGCGCCTGAACGCGGAGGCGAAGGACGAGGCGACGATGACGAGGATCAGGGACGAGGCGCTGGCGATCATCAGGGCCTGA
- a CDS encoding DUF3499 domain-containing protein, translating into MESRRGPLKSAVPSNVVSPVRRCSRTACGRPAVATLTYVYADSTAVLGPLATYAEPHCYDLCAEHSERLTAPRGWEVVRLLDGSAPARPSGDDLEALANAVREAARPQQRAAEAGGGGARAADPMEVARRGHLRVLRSPDN; encoded by the coding sequence GTGGAGAGTCGTCGCGGCCCGCTCAAGAGTGCGGTACCGTCCAACGTCGTGAGCCCTGTACGTCGCTGTTCGCGCACCGCTTGCGGCCGACCCGCCGTCGCGACGCTGACGTACGTCTACGCCGACTCGACCGCGGTCCTCGGCCCGCTCGCCACCTACGCCGAACCCCACTGCTACGACCTGTGCGCCGAGCACTCCGAGCGCCTCACCGCCCCGCGCGGCTGGGAGGTCGTCCGCCTCCTCGACGGCTCCGCTCCCGCCCGGCCCAGCGGAGACGATCTGGAAGCCCTCGCCAACGCCGTGCGCGAGGCGGCCCGCCCCCAGCAGCGCGCGGCCGAGGCGGGCGGCGGCGGAGCGCGCGCCGCGGACCCCATGGAGGTGGCCCGCCGAGGCCACCTGCGGGTCCTGCGCTCTCCGGACAACTGA
- a CDS encoding metallopeptidase family protein: MDNRVSPRATGPGPRRRDRHGRGMRGPIAPPQVPLAASRAEVFADLVQDSVERLERRWPQLADVDFLVLEVPRLEGRGAEGWSDEAVPLGGIVPAREGRRARVVVYRRPVEIRTKGRDERAALVHEVVVEQVAELLGLTPETVDPRYGEE; this comes from the coding sequence ATGGACAACCGTGTATCGCCCCGTGCCACCGGCCCCGGGCCCCGTCGCCGTGATCGTCACGGGCGGGGCATGCGGGGGCCGATCGCACCGCCGCAGGTGCCGCTGGCGGCCAGCCGTGCCGAGGTGTTCGCGGACCTGGTGCAGGACTCCGTGGAGCGTCTTGAGCGGCGGTGGCCGCAGCTGGCCGACGTCGACTTCCTGGTGCTCGAGGTGCCTCGGCTGGAGGGGCGGGGTGCGGAGGGGTGGAGCGACGAAGCGGTGCCACTGGGTGGGATCGTCCCGGCGCGTGAGGGGCGGCGGGCGCGGGTCGTGGTGTACCGGCGGCCGGTGGAGATCCGGACCAAGGGGCGGGACGAGCGGGCCGCGCTGGTGCACGAGGTGGTGGTGGAGCAGGTGGCCGAGTTGCTGGGGCTGACTCCGGAGACCGTGGATCCTCGGTACGGGGAGGAATAG